In one Mycobacterium sp. NBC_00419 genomic region, the following are encoded:
- a CDS encoding acetyl/propionyl/methylcrotonyl-CoA carboxylase subunit alpha: MPNQTISKVLVANRGEIAVRVIRAARDAGLASVAVYAEPDADAPHVRLADEAFALGGQTSAESYLDFAKLLDAAAKSGANAVHPGYGFLSENADFAQAVIDAGLIWIGPSPQSIRDLGDKVTARHIAARAQAPLVPGTPDPVKDADEVVAFAKEYGVPIAIKAAFGGGGRGMKVARTLEEIPELFDSATREAISAFGRGECFVERYLDKPRHVEAQVIADQHGNVVVAGTRDCSLQRRFQKLVEEAPAPFLTDAQRKEIHESAKRICKEANYYGAGTVEYLVGQDGLISFLEVNTRLQVEHPVTEETSGIDLVLEQFRIANGEALAITEDPTPRGHSIEFRINGEDAGRGFLPAPGPVNKFEPPTGPGVRLDSGVETGSVIGGQFDSMLAKLIVTGANRQQALQRARRALDEFTVEGLATVIPFHRAVVSDPAFIGDDSGFTVHTRWIETEWDNTVEPFTGGGPVDEEEAQPRQKVIVEVGGRRVEVSLPGDLALGNGGGPAESGVVRKKPKARKRGAHGGAAASGDAVTAPMQGTVVKVAVEEGQTVATGDLVAVLEAMKMENPVTAHKDGVITGLSAEAGAAITQGTVLCEIK, from the coding sequence GTGCCCAATCAGACCATCTCGAAGGTCCTCGTCGCCAACCGTGGTGAGATCGCGGTCCGCGTGATCCGGGCGGCCAGAGATGCGGGTCTGGCCAGCGTTGCCGTCTACGCCGAGCCCGACGCCGACGCGCCGCACGTGCGGCTGGCCGACGAGGCGTTCGCGCTGGGCGGGCAGACCTCGGCCGAGTCCTACCTCGACTTCGCAAAGCTCCTCGACGCGGCCGCCAAGTCCGGCGCCAACGCCGTGCACCCGGGCTACGGCTTCCTGTCGGAGAACGCCGACTTCGCCCAGGCCGTCATCGACGCCGGGCTGATCTGGATCGGCCCGAGCCCGCAGTCCATCCGGGACCTGGGTGACAAGGTCACCGCCCGCCACATCGCCGCCCGCGCCCAGGCGCCGCTGGTGCCCGGCACCCCCGATCCGGTGAAGGACGCCGACGAGGTGGTGGCCTTCGCCAAGGAGTACGGCGTGCCGATCGCGATCAAGGCCGCCTTCGGCGGTGGCGGTCGCGGCATGAAGGTGGCCCGCACCCTGGAGGAGATCCCCGAGCTGTTCGACTCGGCCACCCGCGAGGCCATCTCCGCGTTCGGACGCGGTGAGTGCTTCGTCGAGCGCTACCTGGACAAGCCGCGCCACGTCGAGGCCCAGGTGATCGCCGACCAGCACGGCAACGTCGTCGTCGCCGGAACCCGCGACTGCTCGCTGCAGCGCCGCTTCCAGAAGCTCGTGGAAGAAGCGCCGGCACCGTTCCTCACCGACGCGCAGCGCAAGGAGATCCACGAGTCGGCCAAGCGCATCTGCAAGGAAGCGAACTACTACGGCGCGGGCACCGTCGAGTACCTGGTCGGCCAGGACGGCCTGATCTCCTTCCTGGAGGTGAACACCCGTCTGCAGGTGGAGCACCCCGTCACCGAGGAGACCTCCGGCATCGACCTGGTGCTCGAGCAGTTCCGCATCGCCAACGGCGAGGCTCTGGCCATCACCGAGGACCCGACTCCGCGCGGCCATTCCATCGAGTTCCGGATCAACGGCGAGGACGCCGGCCGCGGCTTCCTGCCCGCACCCGGTCCGGTTAACAAGTTCGAGCCGCCGACGGGTCCCGGCGTCCGGCTGGACTCGGGCGTGGAGACCGGTTCGGTGATCGGCGGCCAGTTCGACTCGATGCTGGCCAAGCTGATCGTCACCGGCGCCAACCGCCAGCAGGCCCTGCAGCGTGCCCGCCGGGCTCTCGACGAGTTCACCGTCGAAGGCCTGGCCACTGTCATCCCGTTCCACCGCGCCGTCGTCAGCGACCCCGCGTTCATCGGTGACGACAGCGGCTTCACCGTGCACACCCGCTGGATCGAGACCGAGTGGGACAACACCGTCGAGCCGTTCACCGGCGGTGGCCCGGTCGACGAGGAAGAGGCCCAGCCGCGCCAGAAGGTCATCGTCGAGGTCGGCGGCCGTCGTGTCGAGGTCTCGCTGCCCGGGGATCTCGCGCTCGGCAACGGTGGCGGACCGGCCGAGTCTGGTGTGGTCCGCAAGAAGCCGAAGGCCCGCAAGCGCGGTGCCCACGGTGGTGCCGCCGCGTCCGGTGACGCGGTGACCGCACCGATGCAGGGCACCGTCGTCAAGGTGGCCGTCGAAGAGGGCCAGACGGTGGCTACTGGCGATCTGGTCGCGGTGCTCGAGGCGATGAAGATGGAGAACCCGGTGACCGCGCACAAGGACGGCGTCATCACCGGGCTGTCGGCTGAGGCCGGTGCGGCGATCACTCAGGGCACGGTGCTCTGCGAGATCAAGTAG